AAGAAGCTATGTGACCAGTAATTGGGTCTACGTGGAAATGACCCATCCTTTCTTCCTCACTGCTGTTTAGAGACATGGTCTCCAAACTGGACCGGTCTTGGTTCACTCTCAGTTTTCCCATCAGTGCGGTAATATCTTCCAATCCTCGGTCTCCTGAGAAATGCCGGTGCAGCGACTCTGATTCATCCTCAGCAGAGAAGGGGGGATCAGTGACATGCAGCACACGGGAAGCTTGAAGGTTCTGCAGGGACCGTGACTGGACTGTGCAAGAATAAGACACAGAGAAATGACAAACAAGTTCAAGCCACTGTGGACATGCAgctctgattattattattatagtccCCCTATTTTATATgcagtatataaacatttaataaatggtttctAACACTAAAATGCTGTTTAAGCAGGTGCAAGTGTTTATTCATGTACTTGTGAACAACTATAactcctttatttatttataacacttaacaactacattatagtgtgttataaaTATGCATTAAATGCTTGTGTACTGCTTATAAATTCAGTTTAAGTAAAGTGTTCCTTTGTTTTCTATACTGGCACCGTGGTGAACAAGTGTGTCAGCGTGCTTGCGTGCATGCACGCCTCAAATTTAAATCTCAAGATGTTAAAGACTCTTAACCTCTACACACTTCTAACATAGCCTTTAACACTCAGACAGTGAAGCATCGATTGCTTTTTCACAGCTGTCAAACAACTTATGGTAACAAATTACCCTGTGGTGCTGTGCAGATCCTAATATCGCCTCGTAATAATTGCATGAAGAAATCTAATATTAAAGTGGTAATTAATGGTAATTTATTGGAAGATGTGGACAGAGCAATAGCTTAATAACCGTAATGACAATTCATGGCCTTGGTTCTCTCTGCATTGCCCCaaacttttaatgtttttaagtcGGCAGCAAATCCTCAGATTGGCAGAGCAGGCTATGAGGCTCTGTAGGTGAGAACGTTTCCAGCCATGGTTGAGACCACAGTCCTAACAAGCTCCTTAGCTGTGACAGAGAGGTGCTGGATTAGTTGGCAGGTGGGTGCACAAAGCTATTAGTGAAGGTTACTCACTTCTGACTGGACTGAAGTCTCCTTGGCTGACCTTGGTGTCAGAGAAGGGCTTGAGGCTGGGGAACAGGATTAGGGAGAAGGACAGCAGGAGTACCTACCAGACAAAGAAAGTTACATTGAAGGATGGTCGGAATAGGTGCCAAATCCATTATTCACACTGAATTCACATCAAAGAGAGTTGTTACTTGAAAATCTGTGTGTTCTGCATACAGTTTGAGTGGCTAATGGTTTGAATATTCCCTCTGTGAATGTGCTTTCAGGTcgcaatgtttttttaaaatcttctcCACTCATGTTGCCTCAGGCCTTGCACTTTATTCCATTTGAGTGATCACAGGCAATACATATTTTCTGTTCAGACAGTGTATTTTTCTTTATGGGGACTTGTCCACTGTGTACATGTCTAGATTAGCCTTCATTGACAGCTAATCCAGCTATACATGTTTTAAATGGCCTTTGGTTGCTATCAGTGGTTTTAGTAAGCTTGACTTGGCtataacagtgtttttttttaaatgaggagTCATATGGAGTGTCTGGGTGATTTATTTATCTGCCTGCCACAAACACAGAAGACATCCATACCAGTACACATGTCCCAGTCTGTGCAGTCTTGTTAGATGTATTCATGACCAGAGCCTGCAGCCTGCGCAACTGTTCCATTAGTGACCTGCAGAGAGGATGGGGTGGgtcaaagagaaaagaaaaaggaaaaaattgtaaattgtaaaagACAGATAAATATAATTGGATTAACAAGGGTTTGAGGGAACAAGAGGGCAAGGCTAATTGCTAAAGGCAGTTTCTGAGTGGAAGAAATGTCAGCCAGGGGATTAAAGAGGAATGAATGACTGGAAATGGAAAGACAAGTATTTTAAAATCTCTCACATGTTGCATTTCTCCAGCTGGGACACTTTCCTCTGCAGCTCCTGGTTGTGTGCATTGCAGGCAGCCATCCTAGTGGAGATAATCCAGTCAGAAAATATAATTATCTCCCATATTTTAAAACTGCAATCAAATTTAAAACTGTCATTAAAGCTCCATTAAGCAATACGCATTTTAAAGCCAATTGAACACAAGAGTTTTAAAACCCCCTTTCTCATTCAGGAAGTGATTTGGGAGATTCTGGAAGATATAGTCCAACATTTACAAACTGCATTCACTTTGCCACACATTTTCCAAAGCATACATTACTGTAAGTCTTAGAACGTCCCACCTGTtcagcacacaaaacacatgtacatTAAACAGTCCCTGCTTATAAATGCATCACCATGCATTGATAATATACAGCAGTGTAACATAGACAGCAGTCTCCGCAAgctgatgttttaaaaaattttcAGCATTTTTGTCTGTGCGAGCTAATGATAGAGAGAGGCAGTAAGTGAGGGTAATGACATGTGACACGCCAGAATCGAACCACAGTTAGATGAAACGCTGGCAATTCAGGAAGCCACAAAGTGACTCTCGTCATGATTCACTGAACTGACCAAGCGCTGAATGGAGGTTATAGCAGGAAAACAAACGAAAGAAATACACTGTCTGTTTTGGAAAATggttaacattttaaatgtgttgttaatatgtaaaaacatgcaaaacaataaTCATGTCTCTTGTTACTCATTTATAAATCATATTCTTACCTGCTCTCCAGTCCATCAATATactccttcttctttttcctgCTCTCCTGGGCCGACTGCTTATTGCGAATCTTTCTGCGTATTTTCTTNNNNNNNNNNNNNNNNNNNNNNNNNNNNNNNNNNNNNNNNNNNNNNNNNNNNNNNNNNNNNNNNNNNNNNNNNNNNNNNNNNNNNNNNNNNNNNNNNNNNAAGATGTGGACAGAGCAATAGCTTAATAACCGTAATGACAATTCATGGCCTTGGTTCTCTCTGCATTGCCCCaaacttttaatgtttttaagtcGGCAGCAAATCCTCAGATTGGCAGAGCAGGCTATGAGGCTCTGTAGGTGAGAACGTTTCCAGCCATGGTTGAGACCACAGTCCTAACAAGCTCCTTAGCTGTGACAGAGAGGTGCTGGATTAGTTGGCAGGTGGGTGCACAAAGCTATTAGTGAAGGTTACTCACTTCTGACTGGACTGAAGTCTCCTTGGCTGACCTTGGTGTCAGAGAAGGGCTTGAGGCTGGGGAACAGGATTAGGGAGAAGGACAGCAGGAGTACCTACCAGACAAAGAAAGTTACATTGAAGGATGGTCGGAATAGGTGCCAAATCCATTATTCACACTGAATTCACATCAAAGAGAGTTGTTACTTGAAAATCTGTGTGTTCTGCATACAGTTTGAGTGGCTAATGGTTTGAATATTCCCTCTGTGAATGTGCTTTCAGGTcgcaatgtttttttaaaatcttctcCACTCATGTTGCCTCAGGCCTTGCACTTTATTCCATTTGAGTGATCACAGGCAATACATATTTTCTGTTCAGACAGTGTATTTTTCTTTATGGGGACTTGTCCACTGTGTACATGTCTAGATTAGCCTTCATTGACAGCTAATCCAGCTATACATGTTTTAAATGGCCTTTGGTTGCTATCAGTGGTTTTAGTAAGCTTGACTTGGCtataacagtgtttttttttaaatgaggagTCATATGGAGTGTCTGGGTGATTTATTTATCTGCCTGCCACAAACACAGAAGACATCCATACCAGTACACATGTCCCAGTCTGTGCAGTCTTGTTAGATGTATTCATGACCAGAGCCTGCAGCCTGCGCAACTGTTCCATTAGTGACCTGCAGAGAGGATGGGGTGGgtcaaagagaaaagaaaaaggaaaaaattgtaaattgtaaaagACAGATAAATATAATTGGATTAACAAGGGTTTGAGGGAACAAGAGGGCAAGGCTAATTGCTAAAGGCAGTTTCTGAGTGGAAGAAATGTCAGCCAGGGGATTAAAGAGGAATGAATGACTGGAAATGGAAAGACAAGTATTTTAAAATCTCTCACATGTTGCATTTCTCCAGCTGGGACACTTTCCTCTGCAGCTCCTGGTTGTGTGCATTGCAGGCAGCCATCCTAGTGGAGATAATCCAGTCAGAAAATATAATTATCTCCCATATTTTAAAACTGCAATCAAATTTAAAACTGTCATTAAAGCTCCATTAAGCAATACGCATTTTAAAGCCAATTGAACACAAGAGTTTTAAAACCCCCTTTCTCATTCAGGAAGTGATTTGGGAGATTCTGGAAGATATAGTCCAACATTTACAAACTGCATTCACTTTGCCACACATTTTCCAAAGCATACATTACTGTAAGTCTTAGAACGTCCCACCTGTtcagcacacaaaacacatgtacatTAAACAGTCCCTGCTTATAAATGCATCACCATGCATTGATAATATACAGCAGTGTAACATAGACAGCAGTCTCCGCAAgctgatgttttaaaaaattttcAGCATTTTTGTCTGTGCGAGCTAATGATAGAGAGAGGCAGTAAGTGAGGGTAATGACATGTGACACGCCAGAATCGAACCACAGTTAGATGAAACGCTGGCAATTCAGGAAGCCACAAAGTGACTCTCGTCATGATTCACTGAACTGACCAAGCGCTGAATGGAGGTTATAGCAGGAAAACAAACGAAAGAAATACACTGTCTGTTTTGGAAAATggttaacattttaaatgtgttgttaatatgtaaaaacatgcaaaacaataaTCATGTCTCTTGTTACTCATTTATAAATCATATTCTTACCTGCTCTCCAGTCCATCAATATactccttcttctttttcctgCTCTCCTGGGCCGACTGCTTATTGCGAATCTTTCTGCGTATTTTCTTCAGAATCCTTTCTTCATACTGATTGACAGAGGAGGGAACGTTTTCATTTTCAGCCTCTGCGGGATAAACTGCGCTTACACTCATTGTTTAGGCATTGATAGCACTTTACCTTTGTAAGAGGTAGTTGGCTGGGTAGAGTCACCCCCTCCTTAGCCAAAAGCTTCTTCTCATCTTCATTGAGAATCAACTCTTGGATCGACTGTTGGGATGGGTGTGGGGTCTGGTGGTGAGAtttgaataataatatttaaaatgtaatcgCTGCTGTTTGATTAAATCATCTCTCTGCCCCTGCaacttttcctcctcctcctcctcctcctcctcctccactctttCTCCCTAGAGCCTCACAAGAAGTAGTTAAATGAGTGCAGACTATCAGGCCACCTTCGTCACTCTCATTTCATGGCTACCTCAAAGCAATTATTGTGTGAGAACCTAAGTTGCATTCTGCCACTCTCTCCTTCATCTTATTAAGCTGGGCTGCGAAGATGGGATCAATACCTGGAGCGAGCTGAAATCCACACCACTGCATACCCTAAAGTTTcagaagcacaaacacattATTTTGCATGTGTATTCCCTTTATGATCTCCACTTTAGGACTTTTTTCTTAAATGATTTTGACAAAAATGATTTGTACAGTGATGCAGTGGTCAGCACGGTAGCCTTCTGGGTTCAAATCTGCCGACCGGCTGGGCCCTTCCCGTGGTGTATAAATGGTAGGTGTGATTGTGAGTGTGAAAtattgtctgtctttttgtgtcAGCACTATAATTGACTGGTGACctatccagggtgtaccccgcctctcACTAAATGTCGTGACCCTTCAAATAATACGCGGGGATAGCTAAAGAATGAATGGATGGCGCAGCATAAGACTATATCTCCACAAAATGCAATTTAGTAATCTTGCAAAGCTGCAAACTCCCCACACTTTGAAGAGGTCATATTTCAAAACTCAAAGGGGAATTAACAAATTACTGAGTTCAAAAAGATCAACTTCAACAAAATACTATACACAGGAATTTCATTTGCCATTCCAAAGGCATCACCCCATGGTGAATCTATGATTTCACAGAGTGTGGTCACCCACTTGTTTTCACTGAAATCCACatgcgcacagacacacactaactcacacaaacagcaggtaaacagcagaatgtgcaaacacacatgcaatactACCACTCTGTCCAACTCCCACCACAACCAGAATACACTTACGGGCTCTGGTGTGCCAGACAGAAGAAGATCTTTTACAGTCAGCGGGAAGCCAGAGGACAGCTGCGGTCTATGTATATCAGACGGATATTGTGTAATCCTTGTCCTGCCTGTTGGGAAGTCGGGCTCCCAGCCATCtgcacccacacagacacaaggaTACACATGAAGCCCATGCAAACAAAGATCATTAAGACACACTAGTATCATTGTTTGGATTAAGtgataaacaacaacaagaaaactaACAAATGACATTTAGACAAATAGTAATTACTGTGTTTGGTCCTCAATATGTGTACTTTTGTATAATGTGTAATtgtttgaatatttttgtaCAACATTATCCTACTTTATAAATTGtcatattacatttacattcatcatAGTCTGCTCACAACTATGACAGGAAATCCCTATTTCATAAAGTGTAATCAGAATGAAATGATGATGTTATCAAAGCATAGTCCATTAACAGAATACTAACTGGCAACAAAATGATGTCGAGTTTGAACTGATTAActgtttaagtaatttttagTGGAGAAAATGTGTAGGTTCTCAAGTGTGAATATTTTGctgatttaattttgtttttctcctttataATACATTGTATATGTTTAGGTTTATGACACATCTGTTTGGACTCTAGGAACTTGTGACAAgcatttttttcacaatttgcTAACATTTTATTGGCCAAACAATATATTAACTgaatgagaaaataatctgtagaTTTAGCGAaagtgaaaataatcattagtagCAAACCTATATGTTATAATGTGTGGCATTATGAATGTTTTTCTAGTGGTTATTTGTGACTCACTGATGTCAATGGAGACGTTGGCTTCCAGGGCTGCCTTAGTTTGTGGCCTCGTACCGAAATACTGAGTGTCCCCATGGGGGCTCTCAGGGCGCTGAGGGCTGTCCATCTGGTCTGAAGGAGGGTCCTCGCTGATCCCGCTGTCACTGGGAGAAGGGGACCACAGAGGCGAGCCCGACACAGAATCACTTCCACTCAGGAGGGCATTGAGGAAGTCATTGTCTGCCTGTTCGGCTGGCTGCAGCATCTGCTGGGTGAAAATCCTAAGTGCTATCATTAGTCTGTCTATGTGAGATGACAACATGGCCAGAGGTGGGACaggcttttaaaaacagacaaagaccCACAGTATGTCAAGGACAAACTatacactaaacacaaagaaatgGCTACTCATAGCATGTATGAGTGACGGTCTCACGCACAATTGGGTCCTGCATTGGCCAGGTGTGATGGTTGCCTGTTTCCTCATGACGGAGAATTCCATCGTTTTGATCAAACAGCCAGTCAAGCAGCTCGATGCCATCACAACCCTAAAATGAGATCATGACATTTAATGACAGCGTGCAGCACTATCATTTCATGCTTTTAGAAGCAAAGACAACAAGACTAAAGGTTTCAAATCCCGCCCCAGCTGGAGACGGTCATGATTACTGCCATGATCCTCCCTGAAAACGCTGTACAATGTTTCCCCAATCTGACCAGTTATCTGTCTGCCTCTGTGAACATTTTTATGTAGTAATTATCCCCAGCCCTTTCTAAATACAGGTATTTCTCTGTAGATTTAGGTAGACTGAAGATTTTGATGTAGGCTTTTAATTTGCTCTTAACCCATAACTGGCAAACTGCAATACAATAAAAAGGATAATGTTTGGTTATTTACCTGATCTCGGTAGAGCTCCATTGTTTTTTCTTGCTTGGGTGGCACACCAAAGAAGCTCCCAAGATACTGAGATCCAGCCAAAATATCCAATTTACTTTGTTGTGGATGAGCTTCGTCTCTGTTCCTAAAGGGTCTCCACTGAATCTCTCAACTCTTCATCTAGGGTCCAAAGTTtaaactccaacacaacacaccCAGTCAACTAGCTTGCTTTGTCCCCATTGGCTACAAGTAGATAAAATCGGACTGGTAGCCAAGAGTACACAACTAAGGAACTTCACAAGTTGGTCTATCTGGTGACGGAGGACATAAAGTCTCCACTAAgatgtaaaaaaacagaaaggtcaaagtctgttgttttctttcctcttatTTTTTGATACCTTATTGACATAAGGCTAGCTCTGACCTTTGGCATATATTCATAACAATGGTCATACAATGGCCAGGTTCTagaaaacaaaagtcaacaacaTTGCTTTAAAAATATTGCAGAATAAGAACACATCTGCCAATCTGTAACCGACTGAAGTATGTGTCAAAAATCATATcgtttaagtaaataaataaataaataactgcacATAGTTTGCATTAGTGTGTAATGGTTCAGTTCTTCAGGAAACTGGATTATCAaggaaataatttatttgtacaattgggaataacaaaaaaagcatCCTGAGGCCTCTTAAAGCACTAATCAGCCTTTAAGGAggcttaaaaatataaatgtactgCAAAGTAATTGATGaaaacataattacaaagacacAATTTGCACCCTCTCTTTATAATCTGGGATTTGTTTGAGGgtctaattattttttttcaccaaACCCGGAGTGTACCTCAGCAGTACGcaaacaaactgcaagtgtGCACTCAGTAGAGTACAGATATCTGCCAGATGTTTCTGGGGGCGTGTTAGTGGGGAACAGGAAGTGCTGGGCAGACTGTATGCATGAGAGTAGTGGAATGAAGAGGAGAAAGTATTTGTTGTGTAGTattgtgcatgttttcttatatatgtgttttaataaatattttagtgtAGTAGTCTCAGTTTTCTCTGAGATGCATAGAATAGTGTAATGGTATTATAACAGAGCATCATGTGTTCACTTAACTGTAGCTATAAACTTAATAAGGAAACAATAAACGATGACAAGTCCAAACTTTAACTGtaa
This genomic window from Micropterus dolomieu isolate WLL.071019.BEF.003 ecotype Adirondacks linkage group LG05, ASM2129224v1, whole genome shotgun sequence contains:
- the creb3l3a gene encoding cyclic AMP-responsive element-binding protein 3-like protein 3-A; this translates as MELYRDQGCDGIELLDWLFDQNDGILRHEETGNHHTWPMQDPIMLQPAEQADNDFLNALLSGSDSVSGSPLWSPSPSDSGISEDPPSDQMDSPQRPESPHGDTQYFGTRPQTKAALEANVSIDINGWEPDFPTGRTRITQYPSDIHRPQLSSGFPLTVKDLLLSGTPEPTPHPSQQSIQELILNEDEKKLLAKEGVTLPSQLPLTKYEERILKKIRRKIRNKQSAQESRKKKKEYIDGLESRMAACNAHNQELQRKVSQLEKCNMSLMEQLRRLQALVMNTSNKTAQTGTCVLVLLLSFSLILFPSLKPFSDTKVSQGDFSPVRIQSRSLQNLQASRVLHVTDPPFSAEDESESLHRHFSGDRGLEDITALMGKLRVNQDRSSLETMSLNSSEEERMGHFHVDPITGHIASLTLDPQRSTRLQPHADDM